GGAGGGACGGGCGCGGCGAGAGCAGTTTGCCCGGCGGGTGGCGGCGGTGGGGGAGCCGGCCCGGACCGTCCTGCAGCCTCCGGAGGCCGACGCGCTCCTGCGGCGGACGGGCTGGGATGCCGGGACCGCCGGCTCGGAGCGGGGCCGGGCGGCGGGCCTGATCGTGGCGGCTCCCGCTCCTGTCGCCTGAACCCGCGCACCCGGTCGATCCCCGTTAGCTTCGGCGCCGGTGGACGTGGTCCGGCGTTACCTCGACGCGGTGGCCGGCCAGGACTGGGGGACAGTGTCGGACTGCGTGGCCGCCGACGTCCGCCGGGTCGGCCCGTTCGGGGACGTGTACGAGGGCCACGACCGGTACCTCGCCTTCCTGCGCCGGATAATGCCGACGCTGGCCGGCTACCGCATGGACGTGGAGCGGGTGCTCTCGCTCGGGGACGGGCGGGCGGCGGTGGCCGAGCTGAGCGAGACGGTCGAGCTCGACGGGCGGGCGGTGCGCACGCCCGAGAGCCTGGTCTTCGACCTGGATGACGAAGGCCGCATCCGCCACATCGCCATCTACATCCAGCAGCTCGGCCAGGATGGCGCCCGGTGATCCGGGCCCCCGGGCGGCGCTCACGGGACCGTCCCCTGAGCGCTCGTGGAGGTGGCGGGAATCGAACCCGCGTCCTCCGGCTTCTCCACGGGGCTTCTCCGAGCGCAGCCGGTGGGAGGATCTCGGGTCCCGCCCAGCCACCGGCGCCAGTGCGGGACCCCAGTCAGCTGAGGTGTTCCCTCCAGGTCCGCTGACGAGCCCCGGAAGGTGAGCCCTGCTTAATGACGCCCGCTACCGGCCCACAGGGCTGAGACCGGACGGACGCGCTACCTAATTAGGCAGCGAGGCTGAGCTGAGGCTCGGCGTTTGTTTTTGTTTCCGGCTCTTTAGCGTGGATCCGGAGACCACGGCTCGCTTCTCCCGTTTCGACGACCAGAGTCGAAGCCCTTCACCCCCTTGTATTGGGACCACCCATTCTACCGGCCCTCAGCGGGCGTCCCGCCCGGCCTGGCGCAGCTCCCTCTCGGTGTCCCGGCCCACGTCCCTGGCGGCGATGGCGGCCCGCTTGTCGTAGTGGCGCCGGCCCCGGGCCAGCCCGAGCTCGACCTTGGCCCGGCCCTGCTTGAAATACAGCGAGAGCGGCACGAGGGTCAGCGACTGCTGGGACATCCGGAGGTCCAGCTCCCCGATCTCCCGGCGGTGCAGGAGCAGCTTCCGGGCCCGGTCGGGGTCGTGGGAGCCGAAGCCCTGGGCATGGGCGTAGGGGGGGATGTGCATGCCGTGGAGCCACATCTCACCGCTGTCGACCCGGGCGTAGGCGTCCCTCAGCGTCACCTTGCCCCCGCGGAGCGACTTCACCTCTCCGCCCACGAGGGCGATCCCGCACTCGTAGGTGTCGAGGATGTCGTAGTCGTGGCGGGCCCGCCGGTTGACCGCGATCGGGCGGTTGTTGGGGTCGCTGGGCGCGGCGGACGAGCGGGCCCGGCCCTTCGGGGACATGGCTGGAGGATATGGCCCGCCCTGCCGTCATCCGGTGATGACAGCAAGCGAAGAGCCCGGTAGGTTGCGGGGCGCCATGCTCCGGCTGACCCGCCCCGTGTACCTCCAGATGGTGGCCCACTGCCTGGAAGGCCTGCCGCTCGAGGCCTGCGGGCTGCTGGCGGGCACCCCGGCGGTGGGGCAGGCCGTGGTCTGCTACCCGGCCCGCAACGAGGCCGAGTCGGCCCGGGTGTACCGCGTGGACTCGCGGGACTACCTGCGGGCCGACCGGGACGCCGAGAGCCGCGGTCTCGAGATCGTCGGGGTGTTCCACTCCCACACCCACACCGAGGCCTACCCCTCACCCACCGACGTGGCCCAGGCCCCCGACCCCGGATGGCACTACGTGCTCGTGTCCCTGCGGGACGTCCCGTCGGTTCGTTCCTTCCGGATCCGCGAGGGGAAGATCACCGAGGAGCCGGTTGTTGTCGACGGGCGATAGAATTCCGAGTCAACCAGTCGACAATCTGCCCGAGATTCTCGATCCCGATCACCCGGAGACCCCCGTGGCCGTCGAAGTGCGCCTGCCGACCCTGCTGCGACCGAACGCCGGCGGCCAGTCGACCGTCCGGGGGGACGGCGCCACGGTCGGGGAGGTGCTCTCCGATCTGGTGCGCCAGTTCCCCGGCCTCCAGGGCCAGTTGGTGACCGACGCCGGGGAGCTGCACCGCTTCGTGAACGTGTACGTGAACGACGACGACGTCCGCTACATGGACAAGCTGGACACCAAGGTGTCGGAGGAGGACTCGATCTCGATCCTCCCCGCCGTGGCCGGAGGGGCCCGCTAGGGGCCGGCCCATGGCCCTCTACGACAGCGCTCTGGCGCTCATCGGCAACACCCCGCTCGTCGACGTCTCCTCGCTGAGCCCCAACCCCCACGTCCGGATCGTGGCCAAGCTGGAAGGGCAGAACCCGGGCGGGTCGGTGAAGGACCGCATTGCCCTGGCGATGGTGGAGCAGGCCGAGAAGGAGGGCCTCCTGGCCCCCGGCGCCACCCTGATCGAGCCCTCGTCCGGGAACACGGGGATCGGGCTGGCCCTGGTGTGCAAGGTCAAGGGCTACCGGCTGAAGATCGTCATGCCGGAGAACGTGTCGGTCGAGCGCCGCCAGCTGCTGGAGGTGTGGGGGACCGACGAGATCATCCCGTCGCCGGGCAGCGAAGGGTCCAACGGCGCCGTCCGCCTGGCCCAGCGCCTGGCGGCCGAGCATCCCGAATGGGTGTTCCTCTACCAGTACGGCAACGCCGCCAACCCCCGTGCCCACTACGAGGGGACCGGCCCCGAGATCTGGCGGGACTGCCCCGAGGTGACCCATTTCGTCGCCGGGCTGGGCACGAGCGGCACCCTGCTCGGGGTGGGCCGCTGCCTCAAGGAGCGCAACCCGTCCGTCCAGGTCTGGGCCGTCGAGCCGCCGGCGGGGGAGATGGTGGACGGGCTGCGCAACCTCGACGACGGCTACATCCCGCCGATCTTCCAGGACGGCGGCGGGGAGGACCTGCTGGACTTCAAGACCATCGTCGGGCCCCGCGAGTCCATCGAATGGACCCGGCGCCTGCGCGACGTCGGGATCTTCTCCGGTATCTCGTCCGGCGCCACCCTCGCCGGGGCGGCCAAATGCGCGTCGCGGATCACCGAGGGAGTGATCGCGGTGGTGCTCGCCGACGGAGGGTGGAAGTACCTATCGACCGGGGCGTGGACCGACGACCTCGAGACGGTCGTCGAGCGGGCCAAACGGGTGATCTACTTCTGACGAACGTGATCGAGCGCCGCTGAGCGAGCCCTACGAGCCCCGTCGCCTCGATTGCGACCTGTTCCAGCTCCAGGAACGGGCCCGGGCGGCCATGCCCAGGGGGACGTTCGACTACATGGCCGGCGGGGCCGACGACGAGGTCACGCTGCGGGACAACGTCGACGCGTGGACCCGGCTCCGGCTGCGGCCCCGGGTGCTCCGGGACGTGAGCACGGTCGCCACCACCACGACGGTTCTCGGCACCGAGGTGTCGACGCCCGTGCTGGTTGCGCCGGTGAGCTACCTGCGCCTCGTGCACGACGACGGGGAGCGCGCCATGGCCGCCGGGGCGGCGGCGGCCGGCACCATCATGGCCCTGTCGACCCGCTCGTCGTGCCCGATCGAGGACGTGGCTGCCGCCGCGGCCGGGGCGGCGCGCTGGTTCCAGGTCTACGTGCTCCGTGACCGCAGCTGGACGGGGGAGCTGGTTGACCGCGCCGTGGCGGCCGGGTTCGGGGCCCTGGTGCTGACCGTCGACACGCCGGTGCTCGGCTACCGGAGGCGCGACGTGTTGAACGCCTTCGAGCTCCCCGAGGGGATCACCATGGCCAACGTGGCGTCGCGGGTCTCGTCCGAGGTGGCCGAGGCCGAGGGACTGCTGGCCGCCTACCAGGCCCCCGACCTCGGTCCCGCCGACGTCGCCTGGCTGGCCGAGCGGTCCGGGTTGCCGATCGTGGCCAAGGGGGTGCTCACGCCCGAGGCGGCGCGCGAGTGCGTTGCCGCCGGGGCGTCCGCCGTCGTGGTGTCCAACCACGGCGGGCGTCAGCTCGACGGGGTGTTGGCCACCGCCGACGCGCTGGCGGCGGTGGTCGACGCCGTCGGCAGTGACGTGGAGGTCTACGTCGACGGCGGGGTCCGCCGGGGGACCGACATCCTCAAGGCCCTGGCCGCGGGGGCGCGGGCGGTCCTCGTGGGCCGGCCGGCGGTGTGGGGTCTGGCGACCGCCGGTGCCGAGGGTGTCCAGTCGGTCATCGGCCACCTCTCCTTCGAGCTGGCCGCCGCCATGGCCCTGGCCGGCGTACGCGAACCCGCCGAGGCCGACCGGGGCATGGTCGATCTCCGCTCCCACCACCAATAGCCTCCCCGGCGTGGACGACCGTCCCATCGGGATGTTCGACAGCGGTTTCGGAGGCCTCACCGTGGCCCGGGCCCTGATCGACCTCCTGCCCGACGAGGACCTCGTCTACATCGGGGACACCGGGCGCTACCCCTACGGGCCCCGGCCCCTGGAGCAGGTGACCGAGTTCTCCCGCCAGCTGGCCGCCAGCCTGGTGGCCGACCACGACGTGAAGATGATCGTGGTGGCCTGCAACACGGCCGGCGCCGCCGCCCTGGACCTCCTGCGCTTCGAGCTCGACGTGCCCGTGGTGGGGGTCATCGAGCCGGGGATCCGGGCGGCGGTGCGCGCCACGCGCAACGGCCGGGTCGGCGTCATCGGCACCGTCGGCACCGTGGCGTCCGGTGCCTACCAGCGTGCGGTGGCGGCCATGCGGACCAACGTCGAGCTCACGTGCGCCGCCACTCCCGGCTTCGTCGAGTTCGTCGAACGGGGAGAGACCGACAGCGAGCAGGTCCACGTGCTGGCCGAGCGGCTCCTGCACCCCGTTCGCCGGGCCGGCGTCGACACCCTCCTGCTCGGTTGCACCCACTACCCGTTCCTGGCCCGCACGATCGCTGACGTGATGGGCCGGGAGGTGGTGCTGGTCTCCTCCGCCGACGAGACCGCCTTCGAGGTGCGCGCCATCCTGGCCCGTACCGGGCTGGGCCGGCGCACGGCCGGCAAGGGCGCCCACCACTTCGTGTCCTCGGGGGACGTCGACGTGTTCCGCGTCCTCGGGCGCCGCCTGCTCGGTCCCGAGCTCGACCGGGTCGAGCCCCGCTCGTGGCCGACGGCCTGACCCTCACCGTCCTCGGGGCCAGCGGGAGCTACGCCGGTCCCGGACAGGCGTGCAGCGGCTACCTCCTGACGGCGGGCCCGACGCGTGTGTGGCTGGACGCGGGCTCGGGGACCCTGGCCAACCTGCAGCGCCACATTTCCCTGGCCGACCTCGACGCCATCGTGCTGTCCCACGAGCATCCCGATCACTGGACCGACGTCCAGGGCTTTGCCGTGGCCAGTCACTACGTCCTCCACCTCCCGCCGATCCCGGTGTTCGCCCCCAAGGGGCTGCGGGCCCGTCTGCTCGCGCCCGCCGACGCCTTCGTATGGCACGTGGTGGCCGACGGCTCCGGAGTGGAGATAGGTGCCCTCCGGCTCACCTTCCGCCGCACCGACCACGGCCCCGAGACATTGGCGGTGCGCGTGGACGGGGCGGGACGGTCCCTCGGTTACTCTGCCGACACGGGCCCGGGCTGGTCGCTGACGGCACTCGGTCCCGGTCTCGACCTGGCCCTGTGTGAGGCCACGTATCTGGAGGAGCTGCCCGATGGGGCCAGACACATGACGGCGCGCCAGGCGGGTGAGATGGCGCGGGAGGCGGGGGCGGATGCTCTCGTGATCACGCATCTGCAGCCGACGGTCGATCCCGCTGCCGCCCGGACCGCGGCCGAGGCCGCCTTCGGCGCGCCGGTCGAGGTGGCGGCGGCGGGACTGGTCAGGGTGGTATGACCGGGACCAGGCGCGACGGACGCGGGCCCGAGGACCTGCGTCCGTCCTCGTTCACGCGCGACTACACCGAGTTTGCCGCCGGCTCGGTGCTGGTGACGATGGGGCGCACCCGCGTGCTTTGCACCGCCTCGGTGGACGACCGGGTCCCCCCCTGGTTGCGCGGCACCGGCAAGGGCTGGGTGACGGCCGAGTACTCGATGCTGCCGGGGTCGAGCCCGGAGCGGGTCGACCGCGAGGCGGCGCGGGGGAAGCAGTCGGGCCGGACCCAGGAGATCCAGCGTCTCATCGGCCGCTCGGTGCGGGCCGTCACCGACCTCAAGCTCATGCCGGAGCTGCAGATAATCGTGGACTGCGACGTGCTCCAGGCCGACGGCGGGACGCGCACAGCGTCGATCTGTGGGGCCTGGATAGCCCTGCACGACGCCCTAACCCGGCTGATGCACGGTGGCCGGCTCACCGCCCACCCGATACGCGAGGGGTTGGCGGCGGTGTCGGTCGGCGTCGTCGATGCCATGGCCCTGCTCGACCTCGAGTACTCCGAAGACTCGCGTGCCGAGGTGGACATGAACGTGGTCATGACCAGCACGGGCCGTTTCGTCGAGGTGCAGGGCACGGCCGAGGGGATGCCTTTCAGCCGGAGCGAGCTGGACGACCTCCTGGGACTGGCCGAGCACGGCTGCGCCGAATTGCTGGAGCTCCAGGCTGCCGTCGTGGCCGAGTCCCCCGTGGCGCGCGCCCGGTCCTGACCTCTTCCCGGCGGAACACGATGCGGGTCGTGCTGGCAACGGCCAACCCCGACAAGGCCAGGGAGATCGCCGCGGTCCTGGACGGCCTGGACCTGGTGCCCCGGCCCGCGGAGGTGCCCGACGTGGAGGAGACCGAGCCCACCCTCGAGGGCAACGCCCGCCTCAAGGCCCACGCCCTGCGCGACGCCACCGGGATGCCGGCGCTGGCCGACGACACCGGCCTGGAGGTCGAGGCCCTCGGGGGCGCGCCCGGGGTGGTGTCGGCCCGCTGGTCGGGGCCGGACGCGACCTACGCCAGCAACGTCGCCAAGCTCCTGCGGGAGATGGACGGCGTCAGCGACCGGCAGGCGCGCTTCCGGACGGTCGTGCACCTGGCGTTCCCGGACGGGCGCGACGTGGTGGCCGAGGGGTCGGTGGACGGAGTGATCACCACCTCGGGCCGGGGGAGCAACGGGTTCGGCTACGACCCGGTGTTCCAACCGGACGAGGCCGGTGGTCGCACTCTGGCCGAGCTCACTCTGGCGGAGAAGAGCGCCCTGTCCCACCGGGCGCGGGCCCTGCGGGCCCTGATGGCGCGCCTCGCCCGCGAATAACGGCTGCGCCTACCAGCCCCGGAGGTCCACCGGCCAGCTCTCGAGCACATCGTCACCGTCGACGATGTGCAGGGTGTCGTGGTAGGCGACGGTGGGATCGACGTGAGCCGGCGTCACCCGGATCCTGTCCCCGACGCGTGCCGGCTGGCCGGGGCCGAAGGTCACGTGCTCGTCGGAGCAGAACCACACCGCCGCCCCGTCGATGGCGGGCGGACCGTGGTCCATGCCGAGCGCCTTGAGGCCACAGTCGGCCACCGCCCACTGCGGGCTGACCGAGATCACCGTGGCCACGACGAACAGCGCCTGACCGAACGGCAGGCCGAGCTTGCCGTACTCGGTGTCCATGAGGGCGTAGGACCCGGCCTGGATCTCGTTGGCCCACGTATTGAGGGCATAGGTCCCGGTTCCCCCGGCCGACACC
This DNA window, taken from Acidimicrobiales bacterium, encodes the following:
- a CDS encoding nuclear transport factor 2 family protein — protein: MDVVRRYLDAVAGQDWGTVSDCVAADVRRVGPFGDVYEGHDRYLAFLRRIMPTLAGYRMDVERVLSLGDGRAAVAELSETVELDGRAVRTPESLVFDLDDEGRIRHIAIYIQQLGQDGAR
- the smpB gene encoding SsrA-binding protein SmpB; protein product: MSPKGRARSSAAPSDPNNRPIAVNRRARHDYDILDTYECGIALVGGEVKSLRGGKVTLRDAYARVDSGEMWLHGMHIPPYAHAQGFGSHDPDRARKLLLHRREIGELDLRMSQQSLTLVPLSLYFKQGRAKVELGLARGRRHYDKRAAIAARDVGRDTERELRQAGRDAR
- a CDS encoding M67 family metallopeptidase — protein: MLRLTRPVYLQMVAHCLEGLPLEACGLLAGTPAVGQAVVCYPARNEAESARVYRVDSRDYLRADRDAESRGLEIVGVFHSHTHTEAYPSPTDVAQAPDPGWHYVLVSLRDVPSVRSFRIREGKITEEPVVVDGR
- a CDS encoding ubiquitin-like small modifier protein 1, coding for MAVEVRLPTLLRPNAGGQSTVRGDGATVGEVLSDLVRQFPGLQGQLVTDAGELHRFVNVYVNDDDVRYMDKLDTKVSEEDSISILPAVAGGAR
- a CDS encoding cysteine synthase family protein; translation: MALYDSALALIGNTPLVDVSSLSPNPHVRIVAKLEGQNPGGSVKDRIALAMVEQAEKEGLLAPGATLIEPSSGNTGIGLALVCKVKGYRLKIVMPENVSVERRQLLEVWGTDEIIPSPGSEGSNGAVRLAQRLAAEHPEWVFLYQYGNAANPRAHYEGTGPEIWRDCPEVTHFVAGLGTSGTLLGVGRCLKERNPSVQVWAVEPPAGEMVDGLRNLDDGYIPPIFQDGGGEDLLDFKTIVGPRESIEWTRRLRDVGIFSGISSGATLAGAAKCASRITEGVIAVVLADGGWKYLSTGAWTDDLETVVERAKRVIYF
- a CDS encoding alpha-hydroxy acid oxidase, coding for MPRGTFDYMAGGADDEVTLRDNVDAWTRLRLRPRVLRDVSTVATTTTVLGTEVSTPVLVAPVSYLRLVHDDGERAMAAGAAAAGTIMALSTRSSCPIEDVAAAAAGAARWFQVYVLRDRSWTGELVDRAVAAGFGALVLTVDTPVLGYRRRDVLNAFELPEGITMANVASRVSSEVAEAEGLLAAYQAPDLGPADVAWLAERSGLPIVAKGVLTPEAARECVAAGASAVVVSNHGGRQLDGVLATADALAAVVDAVGSDVEVYVDGGVRRGTDILKALAAGARAVLVGRPAVWGLATAGAEGVQSVIGHLSFELAAAMALAGVREPAEADRGMVDLRSHHQ
- the murI gene encoding glutamate racemase; the protein is MDDRPIGMFDSGFGGLTVARALIDLLPDEDLVYIGDTGRYPYGPRPLEQVTEFSRQLAASLVADHDVKMIVVACNTAGAAALDLLRFELDVPVVGVIEPGIRAAVRATRNGRVGVIGTVGTVASGAYQRAVAAMRTNVELTCAATPGFVEFVERGETDSEQVHVLAERLLHPVRRAGVDTLLLGCTHYPFLARTIADVMGREVVLVSSADETAFEVRAILARTGLGRRTAGKGAHHFVSSGDVDVFRVLGRRLLGPELDRVEPRSWPTA
- a CDS encoding MBL fold metallo-hydrolase; the protein is MADGLTLTVLGASGSYAGPGQACSGYLLTAGPTRVWLDAGSGTLANLQRHISLADLDAIVLSHEHPDHWTDVQGFAVASHYVLHLPPIPVFAPKGLRARLLAPADAFVWHVVADGSGVEIGALRLTFRRTDHGPETLAVRVDGAGRSLGYSADTGPGWSLTALGPGLDLALCEATYLEELPDGARHMTARQAGEMAREAGADALVITHLQPTVDPAAARTAAEAAFGAPVEVAAAGLVRVV
- the rph gene encoding ribonuclease PH — protein: MTGTRRDGRGPEDLRPSSFTRDYTEFAAGSVLVTMGRTRVLCTASVDDRVPPWLRGTGKGWVTAEYSMLPGSSPERVDREAARGKQSGRTQEIQRLIGRSVRAVTDLKLMPELQIIVDCDVLQADGGTRTASICGAWIALHDALTRLMHGGRLTAHPIREGLAAVSVGVVDAMALLDLEYSEDSRAEVDMNVVMTSTGRFVEVQGTAEGMPFSRSELDDLLGLAEHGCAELLELQAAVVAESPVARARS
- the rdgB gene encoding RdgB/HAM1 family non-canonical purine NTP pyrophosphatase; this encodes MLATANPDKAREIAAVLDGLDLVPRPAEVPDVEETEPTLEGNARLKAHALRDATGMPALADDTGLEVEALGGAPGVVSARWSGPDATYASNVAKLLREMDGVSDRQARFRTVVHLAFPDGRDVVAEGSVDGVITTSGRGSNGFGYDPVFQPDEAGGRTLAELTLAEKSALSHRARALRALMARLARE